CGGGTGCAGTTTGCCGGCGAGATGCAACCGAATCTTGTCGACGTAACGCGGCAGGTGCATCCAACCACACATGGTCTCCCGCGGACTGCGGGGATAGATAATCTCGCTCATGCGATGAATTGTTAAAAGCAAAAGTGGTTCTGTCAATCGAATGCCGCCACGCGCGGACGCCCGGTTCAGCACGGGTCCGGTTCGGATCATCCGACAAATCGTTTGACGGCTTGTGTCCGTGCTTCATCTTCATGCGATGCATCAATTCGATTTCGATGTCGCCGTGATCGGCGGCGGCAGCGGCGGTTACGCAGCAGCGCGTACCGCGTCAGGCGCAGGATTGAAAACCGCCGTCATTGAAGGCGGCAAAGAGGTGGGCGGACTCTGCATCCTGCGAGGTTGCATGCCGACGAAGGCGCTGCTCTACGCCGCCGAAGTCCGCCATCTCACCCAGTACGGCGGCATCTGGGGAATGAAGCCCGGCGAAGTCAGATTTGACTGGGGCGCGGTCATGGCGCGCAAGGACGGTCTCATCAAGGAATTCGCCGATGATCGGGCCCGGCAGCTGGGCAGCGGCAGATTCGAATTCATCCGCGCCAGCGCGCGCTTTGCCGGCGCTCACACAGTGGCGCTCGACAATGGTGGGACAGTCACCGCCGCGCATTTTGTCATCAGCACCGGCTCCGTTGTCGCCCGGGCTCCCCTGCCCCAGCTGGCCGCCGTGGGATACCTGACCAGCGACGACGCGCTCGCGCTCAGGAAACTCCCCGGTTCGATAATCGTTCTTGGCGGCGGCGCGGTGGCGGTCGAATTCGCACAGCTGTTCGCGCGCTTCGACGTCGATGTGACGCTTGTTCAACGCAGCCCGCATCTGCTGAAAGATTTCGACACCGATGCCGCCGCGGTCGTCGAAGCTGTTTTCCGCCGCGAAGGAATCAAGCTGTTCACCGACACGCGGCTCCTGGACGCCTATCGCGATGGCCGCTCCAAGGTGATCACGTTTACGCACAACGGCGCCAGGACGCAGGCGAAGGCGGAGGAGATTCTTTTCGCGCTGGGTCGCGCGCCGAACACCGCCACGCTTGCGCTCGACAAGGCGGGCGTGAAGACCGACCTGGGCCGGGTCGTCACGAACGACGCGATGCAATCGAGCGCGCCGCACATTTACGCCGCCGGCGACTGCACGGGACCGCACGAGATCGTGCATGTTGCAGTTCAGCAGGGCGAGATCGCCGCGCACAACATCGCGCATCCGAAAACGCCGCGCAGGATCGACCATCGATTACTGGTACACGTTGTGTTCACCGACCCGCAGATAGGAATCGTGGGACTGACCGAAAAGGAGGCGAAAGCGCGGAACATCCCCCATCTTGCGGCGAGTCATCCGTTCAGCGATCACGGCAAGTCGCTCATCATGGAAGCCAAGGATGGCTTTGTGAAACTGCTCGCGGACCCAAGGTCGGGCGAAATTCTGGGCGGCTGTTGCGTCGGACCGCTGGGCGGTGAACTCATTCACGAAATCATCATCGCGATGGCCAAACGCATGACCGTTCACGAGCTGGCGACGACGCCGCATTACCATCCCACCCTGGCGGAAATCTGGACGTATCCGGCGGAGGAACTGGCGGCAAGAATCCCCGCGGCGCCGGGACCGTCGTGAGCAAACTTCCGCTGTTTGCGACCAAGCGACCCTTTTCTTACGCCAGCTTCACCGGTTTGCCCGATTTAATGGACTCATAAGTGGCCATCAGGATGCGAATGTCGCGCAATCCTTCTTCTCCCGACACCCGGCTCGGCGTCCTGTTGAGAATGCACTGCGCGAAGTTGTCCATCTCGGCGGCGAACTGATCGATTTCCTGCACCTTGATTTCCTTGCCGTCGCTCCGCCGGCCGCCGATGCCCCCGTAACTATAGGCCGGGTCGAGTCCAAACCAGCCTTTCTCGGCATAGGCCGTGTAGCGGTTGATGCCGTTGACGAGATAGGTTGTGCTGCAATACGCAATGATGCCGCTGGGAAACTTGAGCTGCCACACGATGGATTCGTCCACCTCCTTGAACTTGACGGGATCGGTCTTGGTCTCCATCGCGGACACAACGGTCGGTTCCTCGCTGCTGATATAGCGCGTCGCCTGCAAGGCGTAAATGCCGACGTCCATGAGCGCGCCGCCGCCCGCCAGCGCGTGCCTGAGCCGCCACTGCGTGGGATCGCCGATGCGAAAGCCAAATCCGGCTTCAATGACTTTGATGCCGCCGAAAACCTTTTCGCGCGCCAGCCGCACGCACTCGACATTATTCGGCTCGAAGTGGCAACGATAGCCGACGGCAAGCTGGCGCCCGGCCTTTTTGCAGGCGTCGATCATCTCCTGGCATTTCCTGACCGATACCTCCATCGGCTTTTCGCTGAGGACATGTTTGCCCGCCCGCGCCGCTTCGATCGTGTATTGCGCGTGAAGTGCGTTGGGCGTGACAACATAAACAACGTCGATGTCCGGATTATCGGCGATCCGGTGCATCGTTTCATAGTTATAGATGTTTTTCTCGGGAATGTTGTATTGCGCCTTCCATTTCCCGGCCTTGGCGGGGGTGCCGGTAATGATTCCGGCCAGGCGGCAGAATTTCGTTTTTTGCAGGCCGGGCGCGATCTGGTTGGTACTCAAACTGCCGAGTCCGCACAGGGCGAAGCCGAGTTTTTTGTCGGAGGCTTGCGCGAGCGCGCGTGTCACCCTGGTGCTGATGAACGGCGCTGCCGCCGCCACCGCCATTGTTTGTTTGATAAACCTTCTGCGAGGTTGCGTTCCCATGGGTGCTCCTCATTTTGTCGGCGAATAATCAGTCGGCGTCATGAAGACCGATTCCACTTTTGTCGTAAGCGATCCGCCGGCCTTGTCCTCGGACGCTTTTTTCACGGCGACCCAGTCGGGATCCTCGCGAAACGCCTTCCACGATGCATCGGATGCGTCCTTGCTCTTGTGCGCGAGGATGTAGATCAGGGTGTCGCCGCCGCCCTTGTCCTGATCCAGGGGCGTCCAATAACCGAAATTGGTCATGCCATGCTTCGCGAACAGCTCGCAGGTGTGGGCGCGGAAACGCGCGTGCAGGTCCTCCAGCCTGCCGGGCGCGGCGGTGTAGGTGCGCAATTCGAAAAGGCGCGGCGCACCCGCCTTCACCTGTTTGATTTCCGGCGAGTAGTCTGTGGCGGCCATGAAATAGCGGTCCACCTTCGTAACAAGCCGGCCGTTCGCTTCGGACGCTTTCGCGACCTTCTGCCACTCGGGATCGGCACCGAATTCCTTCCACGCCTTGTTGGCGGCTTCGCGGCTCGGGTGCTCAAGCACGTAGATCAGCCTGTTGCCCGTGTTGTCCACGGGCATCCAGTAGCCGATGTTTTTCATGCCGTGCTTCTCGAAAATCCGCATCGTCGCGTTGCGGAAACGAGCGTTGAGATCGTCCAGCTTGCCGGGCGCGGCGTGGTAGATGCGGAGTTCGTAGCAACGTGTGTCGGCGGCCTGGCTGCCGACGGGGTTGATAATGAATGCGGTGAGAGCGAGCAGGACCGGGGTTTTCATGCGGGAAGTCTGTGCTCCAAACGCGACCAATTTCAAGCCCCAACAACGAAGGGTGCGGGCCGCTTCAAGCTGGCGCTGTGCGCTGTCTATCGTTTACCTTGGCATCCATGACCTCCACCAAGCGGGATGTTCTGGGTCTCATCGCGGGCAACCGCTCGCTGCCCCTGCTCTTCGCCCGGCAGGCGCGGAGGATGGGCGTCGCACGGCTCGTGGCGGTCGCGTTCGAGGGGGAGACAGATCCTGCGCTAGCGAAACTGGTCGATGACATCGTCTGGCTGAAAGTCGGCCAGCTTTCCAAAATGATCTCGGCCTTCACGACCCGCGGCGTGAAGCAATGCGTCATGGCCGGACAGATTGCCCCCAAAAACCTGTTCGATGTCCGGCCCGACCTGCGCGCGGTGGCCATGCTGCTCAAG
The window above is part of the Candidatus Angelobacter sp. genome. Proteins encoded here:
- a CDS encoding NAD(P)/FAD-dependent oxidoreductase, producing the protein MHQFDFDVAVIGGGSGGYAAARTASGAGLKTAVIEGGKEVGGLCILRGCMPTKALLYAAEVRHLTQYGGIWGMKPGEVRFDWGAVMARKDGLIKEFADDRARQLGSGRFEFIRASARFAGAHTVALDNGGTVTAAHFVISTGSVVARAPLPQLAAVGYLTSDDALALRKLPGSIIVLGGGAVAVEFAQLFARFDVDVTLVQRSPHLLKDFDTDAAAVVEAVFRREGIKLFTDTRLLDAYRDGRSKVITFTHNGARTQAKAEEILFALGRAPNTATLALDKAGVKTDLGRVVTNDAMQSSAPHIYAAGDCTGPHEIVHVAVQQGEIAAHNIAHPKTPRRIDHRLLVHVVFTDPQIGIVGLTEKEAKARNIPHLAASHPFSDHGKSLIMEAKDGFVKLLADPRSGEILGGCCVGPLGGELIHEIIIAMAKRMTVHELATTPHYHPTLAEIWTYPAEELAARIPAAPGPS
- a CDS encoding Gfo/Idh/MocA family oxidoreductase, which translates into the protein MGTQPRRRFIKQTMAVAAAAPFISTRVTRALAQASDKKLGFALCGLGSLSTNQIAPGLQKTKFCRLAGIITGTPAKAGKWKAQYNIPEKNIYNYETMHRIADNPDIDVVYVVTPNALHAQYTIEAARAGKHVLSEKPMEVSVRKCQEMIDACKKAGRQLAVGYRCHFEPNNVECVRLAREKVFGGIKVIEAGFGFRIGDPTQWRLRHALAGGGALMDVGIYALQATRYISSEEPTVVSAMETKTDPVKFKEVDESIVWQLKFPSGIIAYCSTTYLVNGINRYTAYAEKGWFGLDPAYSYGGIGGRRSDGKEIKVQEIDQFAAEMDNFAQCILNRTPSRVSGEEGLRDIRILMATYESIKSGKPVKLA
- a CDS encoding NIPSNAP family protein → MKTPVLLALTAFIINPVGSQAADTRCYELRIYHAAPGKLDDLNARFRNATMRIFEKHGMKNIGYWMPVDNTGNRLIYVLEHPSREAANKAWKEFGADPEWQKVAKASEANGRLVTKVDRYFMAATDYSPEIKQVKAGAPRLFELRTYTAAPGRLEDLHARFRAHTCELFAKHGMTNFGYWTPLDQDKGGGDTLIYILAHKSKDASDASWKAFREDPDWVAVKKASEDKAGGSLTTKVESVFMTPTDYSPTK